The following nucleotide sequence is from Candidatus Thermoplasmatota archaeon.
GTCCCCGAGGGCAAGAGCCGAGAGAGTCGGAACTCGCCCGTCCATCTTCTTCATCCTGGTCTTCGCGTACGCCTCGCCCTCGAACTTGCACGAGAGAGCGTCCCCCATGCCCCAAATCATGTACTTGACAGGAGCCTTCGATATGATCTCCGTGTCCTCGATGACGAGCACTGGGCTTCTGGGCAGGATGAGGGCCTCCACGAACCTGTGATCTCCCGTGTAGACGATGCACTCAGAGCTTCCGTCAGCGTTCGTCGCGCACTGGGTCCCGACAGACATCACGGGTACCTTCAGCTTCCACGCGACTCCCTTCGCGGTGTCGATCGCCTTGCCTCCTCCGACGCCCACGACGAAGTGCGCCTTCTGGTGTTTGCCCTCATCGGCGAGTCTGTTGATCGTGTCGTGGGTGCACTCCTTGACTGAGTCGTTCCACCCGACCACTTCGATGCCATTCGATGCCAGCGATTTCTTGATCCTGTCACCCGCGGCCTGGAGCGCAGTGTGGCCTCCGACGACGTACGCCTTGTCTCCGAACGTGAGCGCTTTCTGGCCCAGGTGATAGATCGCACCCTTTCCCTGCAGATAGAGCGAAGGCGTGACCATCTTTCTGATAGCGATTGGCTTCATGAGATGTCCTAGCTCCTTGGAACTCCTAGAAGGCCACATTAGTGCAACTGTTGCGGGATATAAAAAACAAGTTGATTACCAATGGATGCGATTCACTTCATGTCCGAGAGGCAAATCCCTTGGAGAAGAAACCAAGCTGCTCGTGCACTGAGCCGAGCTCGCTCAAGGCGAGCACGAGAAAGAAGTACGACGATCAGTGGAGCGACCAGAGCGAGAAGGCCGCCTCCGACAGACGCAAGGCGCTGTCCATGGTCGCCGACCCGCTGCTATCCATGGTGCATCCGCTCACGAACAAAGTGGTTGCGGACTTGGGCATCGGGACCGGAAGCCTCGCTTTCAGGGCGCTCGAGCTCTGTCCTCCGAAGACGATGATAGGACTTGATTTTTCATCCGCTGGTCTCTTCGTGTCACGAGGGATATCGAGGCACTCGAAGTTCAGGGACATGGATGTGGAACTGGTCCGGGCCGACCTCGAACGCATACCCCTAGCCAGCAAATCGGTAGATGTTGTGCTGAGCCAGGCAACCATCAATCTGCTGCCCGACAAGGTCACCGCGATGAGGGAGATAGCGCGCATAGCCAAGCCTGGTGCCAGGATCGCTATCTCTGACGCCTTCAAGACCAACGTGTGCTCGAACCAGGGTTCATGGGAACAGTGCATCGCCGGAGCCGTGACGGTGAATGAATTCTCGACGCTCGCTTTGGATGCGGGGCTCATCATCTCCGGTCAAGTAGATCTTACACAGCAGGTCCGGATGCTCGTGAGCGCCAAGCGTTGGGATTGGCCCGAATTCTTGGAGCACAACATGGACTACAGAGGCTTCCTGTTGTTGAGAACCTAGTCCAAGAGCCATACCTCGTGAGAAACCTACGATTGTTTCTCAGCGGCGCGGTAGCGGTCGAGCTCGTAGCTCTCGCTCGGCCTCTCCCTCGCGTTCAGCGCGCGCTGTATGAACTGTCCGCAGTTGCTCCCGATGCGGTTCTCTTCAAGCTCGCCTATGCTCAGGACGACATCGAAGCCCTCTCGCTTGAGCGGCTCCACGATTCGATCCGATGTGCGTCTGTCGTGAGGGTCTATCGCAGACCTGAGCGACTCCTCGTGTCCGCGCACGGTCGGATTCAGAGGCGTCAACTTGATCATGAAGAGTGAAGGGTCGAAGTGTTCTCGGAGCAGCCCAGCGTCGATCGGGTACCCGACTGCCGGGGCGAAGTTGAGGGTCACCTTCTTGTCGCCTTCGTCCGGCCTCGTGAACTTCGCGCCGTACGCCGCGATCTCCTCAAGAGACCACTTCTTGGTCGGAATGA
It contains:
- a CDS encoding glycerol dehydrogenase, encoding MKPIAIRKMVTPSLYLQGKGAIYHLGQKALTFGDKAYVVGGHTALQAAGDRIKKSLASNGIEVVGWNDSVKECTHDTINRLADEGKHQKAHFVVGVGGGKAIDTAKGVAWKLKVPVMSVGTQCATNADGSSECIVYTGDHRFVEALILPRSPVLVIEDTEIISKAPVKYMIWGMGDALSCKFEGEAYAKTRMKKMDGRVPTLSALALGDACYKSLMEHGLKAITDLRNGIHSLDVDDIIEAVKLSSAMAFENTGCALAHALHNGLMKTGQIKGEHGEVVAFTTIVQMVYEKRPREEVQQVVSWCEKVGLPIRLKLLGDPSKAALRTAVEHAADKDVDSRNMPDRMRPSDLLEAIDKVERGAL
- a CDS encoding class I SAM-dependent methyltransferase, yielding MEKKPSCSCTEPSSLKASTRKKYDDQWSDQSEKAASDRRKALSMVADPLLSMVHPLTNKVVADLGIGTGSLAFRALELCPPKTMIGLDFSSAGLFVSRGISRHSKFRDMDVELVRADLERIPLASKSVDVVLSQATINLLPDKVTAMREIARIAKPGARIAISDAFKTNVCSNQGSWEQCIAGAVTVNEFSTLALDAGLIISGQVDLTQQVRMLVSAKRWDWPEFLEHNMDYRGFLLLRT